One window from the genome of Nocardioides panaciterrulae encodes:
- a CDS encoding VOC family protein, which produces MSAISPCLWFDDDLLEAMEFYTSIFPDSRITGVARYSEAGPGEPGTVMAGEWVLDGRSFRGINGGPMHAGFTETVSFSVTCTDQSEVDYYWENLVAGGEESMCGWLKDRFGLSWQIVPARLYELLGDPDPARAEAAARAMLGMRKLVVAELEAAAATA; this is translated from the coding sequence ATGAGCGCGATCAGCCCGTGCCTGTGGTTCGACGACGACCTGCTGGAGGCGATGGAGTTCTACACCAGCATCTTCCCGGACTCCCGGATCACCGGCGTGGCCCGCTACAGCGAGGCGGGGCCGGGCGAGCCGGGGACGGTGATGGCCGGCGAGTGGGTGCTCGACGGGCGGTCGTTCCGCGGCATCAACGGCGGCCCCATGCACGCCGGCTTCACCGAGACCGTCTCGTTCAGCGTGACCTGCACCGACCAGTCCGAGGTCGACTACTACTGGGAGAACCTCGTCGCGGGCGGCGAGGAGTCCATGTGCGGGTGGCTCAAGGACCGGTTCGGCCTGTCCTGGCAGATCGTCCCCGCGCGCCTCTACGAGCTGCTCGGCGACCCCGATCCCGCGCGGGCCGAGGCGGCTGCCCGGGCGATGCTCGGCATGCGCAAGCTCGTGGTCGCCGAGCTGGAGGCCGCCGCCGCCACCGCCTGA
- the panB gene encoding 3-methyl-2-oxobutanoate hydroxymethyltransferase — protein sequence MTDVKSAEQPAPYGTGPAAAASAPPVKRVRTHHLREMKQRGEKFTMLTAYEQYAAQTFDEAGIDVLLVGDSASNNVFANETSLPVTVDELIPLARAVSRSVRRALVVADLPFGSYQASPEQAYLTAVRFMKEANAHAIKLEGGLEMVPQVRKLTEGGIPVMAHIGFTPQSEHNLGGYRVQGRGEAAARVVEEARGMEAAGAFAVVMEMVPGDVAAEVTKAVSIPTIGIGAGVDCDGQVLVWQDAFGLRTGRMPRFVKQYADLRGVLLDAARAYADDVRAGSFPGPEHTF from the coding sequence ATGACTGACGTGAAGTCCGCCGAGCAGCCGGCGCCGTACGGCACCGGCCCCGCCGCCGCCGCCTCCGCCCCGCCGGTGAAGCGGGTGCGCACCCACCACCTGCGGGAGATGAAGCAGCGCGGTGAGAAGTTCACCATGCTGACGGCCTACGAGCAGTACGCCGCCCAGACCTTCGACGAGGCCGGCATCGACGTGCTGCTGGTCGGCGACTCGGCCAGCAACAACGTGTTCGCCAACGAGACCAGCCTGCCGGTGACCGTCGACGAGCTGATCCCCCTGGCCCGTGCGGTGAGCCGGTCGGTGCGCCGGGCGCTGGTGGTGGCCGACCTGCCGTTCGGCTCCTACCAGGCCTCCCCGGAGCAGGCCTACCTCACCGCGGTGCGGTTCATGAAGGAGGCGAACGCCCACGCGATCAAGCTCGAGGGCGGCCTGGAGATGGTGCCGCAGGTCCGCAAGCTCACCGAGGGTGGCATCCCGGTGATGGCGCACATCGGCTTCACCCCGCAGTCCGAGCACAACCTCGGCGGCTACCGGGTCCAGGGCCGCGGCGAGGCCGCCGCCCGAGTGGTCGAGGAGGCCCGCGGGATGGAGGCCGCCGGCGCGTTCGCCGTCGTGATGGAGATGGTGCCGGGCGACGTCGCCGCCGAGGTCACCAAGGCGGTCTCGATCCCGACGATCGGCATCGGCGCGGGCGTGGACTGCGACGGGCAGGTGCTGGTCTGGCAGGACGCGTTCGGGTTGCGCACCGGCCGGATGCCGCGGTTCGTCAAGCAGTACGCCGACCTGCGCGGCGTCCTGCTCGACGCCGCCCGGGCCTACGCCGACGACGTCCGCGCCGGCTCCTTCCCCGGCCCGGAGCACACCTTCTAG
- a CDS encoding SPOR domain-containing protein: MAKYWYCVKHSRVEEGEGICPPIDRLGPYGSREEAEQALQKAEQRNQDWEQDPDWKDVEGGPGTGGVSWTGQG, translated from the coding sequence ATGGCCAAGTACTGGTACTGCGTGAAGCACTCCCGGGTCGAGGAGGGCGAGGGCATCTGCCCGCCGATCGACCGGCTGGGGCCCTACGGCTCTCGCGAGGAGGCGGAGCAGGCGCTCCAGAAGGCCGAGCAGCGCAACCAGGACTGGGAGCAGGACCCGGACTGGAAGGACGTCGAGGGCGGTCCCGGCACCGGGGGCGTCAGCTGGACCGGCCAGGGCTGA
- the map gene encoding type I methionyl aminopeptidase, protein MTPVAAATISPRRPVPAHIPHPEYVDQPAPARFTGSEVKDAGTIDRMRAACRLAAQARELVGSHVAPGVTTDELDRIGHEFLCDHGAYPSTLGYRGFPKSLCSSVNEVVCHGIPDTRRIEDGDIVNIDITAYLDGVHGDTNATFLAGDVDEESRLLVERTREALERGIRAVKPGRRISVIGRVIESYARRFGYGVVREFTGHGIGTAFHSGLVVPHYDTPEYDDLIEVGMTFTIEPMLNLGTHEWVMWDDDWTVVTRDGKRSAQFEHTLLVTPDGAEVLTHP, encoded by the coding sequence GTGACTCCCGTGGCAGCAGCGACCATCTCTCCCCGCCGGCCGGTGCCGGCCCACATCCCGCACCCGGAGTACGTCGACCAGCCCGCGCCCGCGCGGTTCACCGGCAGCGAGGTCAAGGACGCCGGGACCATCGACCGGATGCGCGCCGCCTGTCGGCTGGCCGCGCAGGCCCGCGAGCTCGTCGGCTCCCATGTCGCCCCGGGCGTCACCACCGACGAGCTGGACCGGATCGGTCACGAGTTCCTCTGCGACCACGGCGCCTACCCCTCCACGCTCGGCTACCGCGGCTTCCCCAAGTCGCTGTGCTCCAGCGTCAACGAGGTGGTCTGCCACGGCATCCCCGACACTCGCCGCATCGAGGACGGCGACATCGTCAACATCGACATCACCGCCTACCTCGACGGGGTGCACGGCGACACCAACGCGACCTTCCTCGCCGGCGACGTCGACGAGGAGTCCCGGCTGCTCGTCGAGCGCACCCGCGAGGCCCTCGAGCGCGGCATCAGGGCGGTCAAGCCCGGCCGGCGGATCAGTGTGATCGGCCGGGTGATCGAGTCCTACGCCCGGCGGTTCGGGTACGGCGTGGTCCGTGAGTTCACCGGCCACGGGATCGGCACCGCCTTCCACAGCGGCCTGGTCGTCCCCCACTACGACACACCGGAGTACGACGACCTGATCGAGGTCGGCATGACCTTCACGATCGAGCCGATGCTGAACCTCGGCACCCATGAGTGGGTGATGTGGGACGACGACTGGACCGTCGTCACCCGCGACGGCAAGCGCAGCGCCCAGTTCGAGCACACCCTGCTGGTCACCCCGGACGGCGCCGAGGTGCTCACCCACCCTTGA
- a CDS encoding PQQ-dependent sugar dehydrogenase produces the protein MRSLSATLAAAVVLAVLAPAAPSEANARPAPAYTVPVSAAVAADAAPVHARQVPRLHVIRMITGLDHPWDVQPIGHGRLLYTQRDRATLSVWQHGRSHRVAFPSDKVWVSGETGLMSLAIDPSFAGTGRFYTCQGGTTTNGHEVHVVAWHLDDAATRATRVGEVIGGFPASSGRHGGCRLLIARDGSMLVGTGDAAIGTNPESLHSLGGKTLRLDPQTGKPWPTNPFVHAKNRHQRFIQTYGHRNVQGLAQRRDGSLWSVEQGTYRDDEVNKLKDGGDYGYNPVPGYNESVPMTDRSRPGKQIRARWRSGDPTLATSGATFVRGKAWGALDGALAVGVLKDERLLFLTFDRTGHLRKVRAPRALRRYGRLRSVTVAPNHDLLVTTDNGNGSDAILRVSPR, from the coding sequence ATGCGCTCGCTCTCGGCAACCCTGGCCGCAGCCGTCGTACTCGCCGTCCTGGCGCCGGCAGCGCCGTCGGAGGCGAACGCCCGGCCGGCCCCGGCGTACACGGTGCCGGTGTCGGCCGCCGTGGCCGCCGACGCTGCTCCCGTCCACGCCCGGCAGGTGCCCCGGCTGCACGTGATCCGGATGATCACCGGCCTCGACCACCCGTGGGACGTGCAGCCGATCGGGCACGGCCGGCTGCTCTACACCCAGCGCGACCGGGCGACGCTGTCGGTGTGGCAGCACGGGAGGAGCCACCGGGTCGCGTTCCCGAGCGACAAGGTGTGGGTGTCCGGGGAGACCGGCCTGATGTCGCTGGCGATCGACCCGTCCTTCGCCGGCACCGGCCGCTTCTACACCTGCCAGGGCGGCACCACGACGAACGGGCACGAGGTGCACGTGGTCGCGTGGCATCTCGACGACGCCGCCACCCGCGCGACGCGGGTCGGGGAGGTCATCGGCGGGTTCCCGGCCAGCAGCGGCCGGCACGGCGGCTGCCGGCTGCTCATCGCCCGCGACGGCTCCATGCTCGTCGGCACCGGAGATGCCGCGATCGGCACCAACCCCGAGAGCCTGCACTCCCTCGGCGGCAAGACCCTGCGCCTGGACCCGCAGACGGGGAAGCCGTGGCCGACCAACCCGTTCGTGCACGCGAAGAACCGGCACCAACGGTTCATCCAGACCTACGGGCACCGCAACGTCCAGGGCCTGGCCCAGCGCAGGGACGGCTCGCTGTGGTCGGTCGAGCAGGGCACCTACCGCGACGACGAGGTCAACAAGCTCAAGGACGGCGGGGACTACGGCTACAACCCGGTCCCCGGCTACAACGAGAGCGTCCCGATGACCGACCGGTCGCGGCCGGGCAAGCAGATCCGGGCCCGCTGGCGCTCCGGCGATCCCACGCTGGCCACCAGCGGCGCCACGTTCGTGCGCGGCAAGGCGTGGGGCGCGCTCGACGGGGCGCTCGCGGTCGGCGTACTGAAGGACGAGCGACTGCTGTTCCTCACCTTCGACCGCACGGGGCACCTGCGGAAGGTGCGCGCCCCGCGGGCGCTGCGGCGGTACGGCCGGCTGCGCTCGGTGACCGTCGCGCCCAACCACGACCTGCTGGTCACCACCGACAACGGCAACGGGAGCGACGCGATCCTGCGCGTCAGCCCCCGCTGA
- a CDS encoding tetratricopeptide repeat protein — MDDELQAPPLIFPGRGPETAYRTAHDLLARRAPREALEVLEPALAEEPGNTGLRSLRALAYLLRAQLGPAEAELAALVEERPDDDWVRHALGRSLERQSRLAEALPHLRLAAAMSGDPEHELAVLRVERRLAETGERSFDDLA; from the coding sequence GTGGACGACGAACTGCAGGCACCCCCGCTGATCTTCCCCGGGCGCGGCCCGGAGACGGCCTACCGCACCGCCCATGACCTGCTCGCGCGCCGCGCCCCGCGGGAGGCGCTCGAGGTGCTCGAGCCCGCCCTGGCAGAGGAGCCCGGCAACACCGGCCTGCGCTCGCTGCGGGCGTTGGCCTACCTGTTGCGCGCCCAGCTCGGCCCGGCCGAGGCGGAGCTCGCGGCCCTCGTCGAGGAGCGTCCCGACGACGACTGGGTGCGCCATGCGCTCGGCCGCAGCCTGGAGCGGCAGTCCCGGCTGGCCGAGGCGCTGCCGCACCTGCGGCTCGCCGCCGCGATGAGCGGCGACCCCGAGCACGAGCTCGCGGTGCTGCGGGTCGAGCGGCGGCTCGCCGAGACCGGGGAGCGGTCCTTCGACGACCTGGCGTGA
- a CDS encoding GNAT family N-acetyltransferase, which produces MLPAGYELRPLAGDDAPALAAAYARNRDHLAPWDPRRSEEFFTEAGQRRDTDAKLESARLGLQDPWLLWHDQVVVGRVNLNNIVRGVFQSASVGYWVDRQYLGRGLAGAAVGFALRRASEMGLHRVEAGTLVGNLASQAVLRRCGFEQYGAAAQYLFIAGAWQDHLLFQRILHDRPAGPAAA; this is translated from the coding sequence GTGCTGCCAGCCGGGTACGAGCTCCGTCCGTTGGCCGGCGACGACGCGCCGGCGCTGGCCGCGGCGTACGCCCGCAACCGCGACCACCTCGCCCCCTGGGACCCGCGGCGCAGCGAGGAGTTCTTCACCGAGGCCGGGCAGCGCCGGGACACCGACGCCAAGCTCGAGTCCGCGCGGCTCGGGCTGCAGGACCCGTGGCTGCTGTGGCACGACCAGGTCGTCGTCGGCCGCGTCAACCTCAACAACATCGTGCGCGGCGTCTTCCAGAGCGCCTCGGTCGGCTACTGGGTGGACCGGCAGTACCTCGGCCGTGGCCTGGCCGGCGCGGCGGTGGGCTTCGCGCTGCGTCGCGCGAGCGAGATGGGGCTGCACCGGGTCGAGGCCGGGACGCTGGTGGGCAACCTGGCGTCCCAGGCGGTGCTGCGCCGCTGCGGCTTCGAGCAGTACGGCGCGGCCGCGCAGTACCTGTTCATCGCGGGCGCCTGGCAGGACCACCTCCTGTTCCAGCGGATCCTGCACGACCGGCCGGCCGGCCCGGCCGCCGCCTGA
- a CDS encoding alpha/beta hydrolase, with protein MTTVLLPPHVPAFPELEADPGAAAVTDSLRATGVAVSDAGSAIEGGGAPAEWTGRTAEAAQHQMTLFAEATRAAVAALEVVTLACDRYVAAVTALTSEREHLESERVELNRSIDDLAGAVRSAEESEAAGLQADADRLAARARDLVRRLDAWQRHVKEAEDRLIAAFRSVDTEREAEQRSHDPSVPDPDALVRQLQALGHDPRAVHAWWSHLSPAEQEALKLHSPELVGNTNGIPCGDRDDANRGSLQHDLDHLHALQEDGIALTDAQHRMLERAQATRDALDLGRTATDLNTGKPVVTQLLLYLPGAFGGDGAGAVSFGDPDTATDTAVLVPGLTNDLSSIASQGQDALHLFQNASNHHETTAVIAWMGYDAPSWDPQRLFDVPGDGLDVGGVTREDLAEDGGHRLSDFVDGLRVTDQGGRSHLTVIGHSYGSTTAAHAAHDGLHADSLTLIGSPGAGGGVHDVSGLHMPAGHVYVGSADNDVVTWLGRDGSLGMGQDPAQAGFGATRFAVDPGPSFHADDLGQGIRNHTSYFDDPSTSLDNLGSIVAGDQPTVVEGRHEPANDLARNWAEREAAYQAQQAYHHYADPVADHLVEAGEHALDGAVAAGQAAYETGHDVLVGGAHLITDPVGSFQDLWR; from the coding sequence GTGACCACCGTCCTCCTGCCACCCCACGTGCCTGCGTTCCCGGAGCTGGAGGCCGATCCCGGCGCCGCGGCGGTCACCGACTCGCTGCGCGCCACCGGCGTCGCCGTGAGCGACGCCGGCTCGGCGATCGAGGGCGGCGGAGCGCCGGCCGAGTGGACCGGCCGCACGGCCGAGGCCGCCCAGCACCAGATGACGCTCTTCGCCGAGGCGACCCGGGCGGCCGTGGCGGCGCTCGAGGTCGTCACGCTCGCCTGCGACCGGTACGTCGCCGCGGTCACCGCCCTGACCAGCGAGCGCGAGCACCTCGAGTCCGAGCGCGTCGAGCTCAACCGGTCGATCGACGACCTGGCCGGAGCGGTCCGGTCGGCCGAGGAGTCCGAAGCCGCCGGCCTCCAGGCGGACGCGGATCGGCTTGCGGCCCGGGCCCGGGACCTCGTACGACGCCTCGACGCCTGGCAGCGACACGTCAAGGAAGCCGAGGACCGGCTCATCGCGGCCTTCAGGTCGGTCGACACCGAGCGGGAGGCCGAGCAGCGCTCCCACGACCCGTCCGTCCCCGACCCCGACGCGCTGGTCCGGCAGCTCCAGGCGCTGGGCCACGACCCCCGGGCGGTCCACGCCTGGTGGAGCCACCTCTCCCCGGCCGAGCAGGAGGCGCTGAAGCTGCACAGCCCCGAGCTGGTCGGCAACACCAACGGCATCCCGTGCGGCGACCGGGACGACGCCAACCGCGGCTCCCTGCAGCACGACCTGGACCACCTGCACGCACTGCAGGAGGACGGCATCGCCCTCACCGATGCCCAGCACCGGATGCTCGAACGCGCGCAGGCCACGCGCGACGCGCTCGACCTCGGGCGGACCGCCACGGACCTCAACACCGGGAAGCCGGTCGTCACCCAGCTCCTGCTCTACCTGCCCGGCGCCTTCGGGGGCGATGGTGCCGGCGCGGTCAGCTTCGGCGACCCCGACACGGCGACCGACACCGCGGTGCTCGTGCCCGGACTGACCAACGACCTCTCCTCGATCGCCTCCCAGGGCCAGGACGCGCTGCACCTGTTCCAGAACGCGTCGAACCACCACGAGACCACCGCCGTGATCGCCTGGATGGGCTACGACGCCCCCAGCTGGGACCCGCAGCGGCTGTTCGACGTGCCCGGCGACGGGCTCGACGTCGGCGGCGTGACGCGTGAGGATCTCGCCGAGGACGGCGGCCACCGGCTCTCGGACTTCGTCGACGGGCTGCGTGTCACCGACCAGGGAGGCCGTTCCCACCTCACCGTCATCGGCCACAGCTACGGCTCGACCACGGCCGCCCACGCTGCGCACGACGGCCTGCACGCCGACTCGCTCACGTTGATCGGCAGTCCCGGCGCCGGCGGTGGCGTGCACGACGTGTCCGGGCTGCACATGCCGGCCGGCCACGTCTACGTCGGCTCGGCCGACAACGACGTCGTGACCTGGCTCGGGCGGGACGGGTCGCTCGGGATGGGGCAGGACCCGGCCCAGGCCGGCTTCGGCGCGACGCGGTTCGCCGTGGACCCCGGCCCCTCGTTCCACGCCGACGACCTGGGGCAGGGGATCCGCAACCACACCTCCTACTTCGACGATCCGAGCACCTCGCTGGACAACCTCGGCTCGATCGTGGCGGGAGACCAACCGACCGTGGTGGAGGGCCGGCACGAGCCGGCCAACGACCTGGCCCGCAACTGGGCCGAGCGCGAGGCGGCGTACCAGGCCCAGCAGGCCTACCACCACTACGCCGACCCGGTCGCGGACCACCTGGTCGAGGCCGGAGAGCACGCCCTCGACGGAGCCGTGGCGGCCGGCCAGGCGGCGTACGAGACCGGGCACGACGTGCTGGTCGGCGGGGCACACCTGATCACCGACCCGGTCGGCTCCTTCCAGGACCTGTGGCGCTGA
- a CDS encoding PQQ-dependent sugar dehydrogenase, whose product MPALRVRTLVTGLDHPWDVQPIGGGRLLYTQRDRATLSVWDHGHHHRVKFPSGQVWVKGRAGLMSLEVDPDFAHNGRFYTCQGGYTRGGGHQIHVLAWHLDDRATRAREVGELLGGIPADPQARHSGCRLLIVRDGSLLVGTGDGYVGTNAEDLTSLGGKTLRLNRFTGRPWPTNPFVHARDRHKRYVQTYGHRNIQGLAQRSDGSLWQVEQGTYVDDEVNRLVNGGDYGFNPVSAHGTAYNENAPMTDPSLPGKQVQARWRSGSPTLATSGCRFVRGSKWGALDGTLAVAALKASRVIFLTFDASGHLRKVRAPAALQHDGRLRSVTVAPNNDLLITTDNGNGQDAILRVSPR is encoded by the coding sequence GTGCCCGCCCTCCGGGTCCGCACCCTCGTCACCGGGCTGGACCACCCCTGGGACGTGCAACCGATCGGCGGAGGTCGGCTGCTCTACACGCAGCGGGACCGGGCCACGCTCTCGGTGTGGGACCACGGCCACCACCACCGCGTGAAGTTCCCGAGCGGGCAGGTGTGGGTCAAGGGACGCGCCGGCCTGATGTCGCTCGAGGTCGATCCGGACTTCGCGCACAACGGCCGCTTCTACACCTGCCAGGGCGGCTACACCCGCGGTGGCGGCCACCAGATCCACGTGCTCGCCTGGCACCTCGACGACCGTGCGACCCGGGCCCGCGAGGTCGGGGAGCTGCTCGGCGGCATCCCCGCCGACCCGCAGGCCCGCCACTCCGGCTGCCGGCTGCTGATCGTGCGCGACGGGTCCCTGCTGGTCGGGACCGGGGACGGCTACGTGGGCACCAACGCCGAGGACCTCACCTCCCTCGGCGGCAAGACCCTGAGGCTGAACCGGTTCACCGGCAGGCCCTGGCCCACCAACCCGTTCGTGCACGCCCGCGACCGCCACAAGCGCTACGTCCAGACCTATGGCCACCGCAACATCCAAGGCCTGGCCCAGCGCAGCGACGGATCCCTGTGGCAGGTCGAGCAGGGCACCTACGTCGACGACGAGGTGAACCGGCTGGTCAACGGCGGCGACTACGGCTTCAACCCGGTCAGCGCCCACGGGACGGCGTACAACGAGAACGCTCCGATGACCGACCCTTCGCTGCCGGGCAAGCAGGTGCAGGCCCGATGGCGCTCGGGGTCCCCCACGCTGGCGACGAGCGGCTGTCGCTTCGTGCGCGGCAGCAAGTGGGGAGCGCTGGACGGCACCCTCGCGGTCGCCGCGCTCAAGGCGAGCCGGGTGATCTTCCTGACCTTCGACGCTTCCGGGCATCTCCGCAAGGTGCGTGCCCCCGCGGCGCTCCAGCACGACGGCCGGCTGAGGTCGGTCACGGTCGCACCGAACAACGACCTGCTGATCACCACCGACAACGGCAACGGACAGGACGCCATCCTCAGGGTCAGTCCCCGCTGA